Proteins found in one Odontesthes bonariensis isolate fOdoBon6 chromosome 11, fOdoBon6.hap1, whole genome shotgun sequence genomic segment:
- the orc4 gene encoding origin recognition complex subunit 4 has translation MSKRKGKDAHLPLGECITQAQQILRERFCQQRLPNRPEGVEAQHKHLVELLKRTAIHGESNSVLIVGPRGAGKTALLRCVLRELLEENDAQKNLLRVHLNGLLQTDDRIALKEITRQLQLENVVGDKVFGSFAENLAFLLEALKKGDRSSSRPVLFVLDEFDLFAHHKNQTLLYNLLDVSQSAQAPVAVVGITCRLDVLELLEKRVKSRFSHRQIHLLSSLTFAQYLERVRAQLSLPEDFPDLKFAQEWNAGIKTLCEDKSVEEVLQRHFNSSKDFRSLHVLLMLCLSRISIAKPAIRPADLLDASRLCLADAKANMLHGLSILELCLIIAMKHLNDVYEGEPFNLQMVHNEFKKFLQRKSNSMYNFEQPVVMKAFEHLQQLELIRPVDSSSAKTQREYQLMRLTLDHSQIMEALQKYPQCPTDVKQWAMSAFA, from the exons ATGagtaaaaggaaaggaaaagacgCTCATCTGCCTCTAGGAGAATGCATCACTCAG GCGCAGCAGATTTTAAGGGAGCGGTTTTGCCAGCAGAGGCTACCCAACAGGCCCGAGGGAGTGGAAGCTCAACACAA ACACCTGGTTGAGCTGCTGAAGCGGACGGCCATCCACGGGGAGAGTAACTCAGTGCTGATCGTTGGCCCCAGAGGAGCGGGGAAAACCGCG CTGCTGAGGTGTGTGCTGAGGGAGCTCCTGGAGGAAAACGACGCTCAGAAAAACCTTTTACGGGTTCATCTCAATG GTCTGCTGCAGACCGACGACAGAATAGCGCTAAAAGAAATAACGAGGCAACTGCAGTTGGAAAATGTCGTCGGTGATAAAGTGTTT GGCAGTTTTGCAGAAAATTTGGCTTTCCTGCTGGAGGCGTTAAAAAAAG GTGACCGCAGCAGCAGCCGGCCGGTGTTGTTCGTCCTCGATGAGTTCGACCTGTTCGCCCACCATAAGAACCAGACCCTGCTCTACAACCTGTTGGACGTCTCCCAGTCCGCCCAGGCGCCCGTCGCTGTGGTCGGCATCACCTGCAGACTG GATGTTCTGGAGCTGCTGGAAAAGCGGGTGAAGTCGCGGTTTTCCCACCGACAGATCCACCTGCTGAGCAGTCTGACATTCGCCCAGTACCTGGAGCGCGTCCGGGCGCAGCTCAGCCTGCCGGAGGATTTCCCCGACCTAAAGTTTGCTCAGGAGTGGAACGCTGGTATAAAG ACTCTCTGTGAGGACAAATCAGTCGAGGAGGTTCTCCAGAGACACTTTAACTCCAGCAAAGACTTCCGCTCCTTGCACGTGCTGTTG ATGTTGTGTCTGAGCCGCATCTCCATCGCCAAACCTGCCATCAGACCGGCCGACCTGCTGGATGCCAGCCGCCTGTGTCTCGCCGACGCCAAGGCTAACATGCTGCacg GTCTTTCGATCTTGGAGCTGTGCCTCATCATCGCCATGAAACACCTCAATGACGTCTATGAAGGAGAGCCCTTCAACCTCCAGATGGTCCATAACG AGTTCAAGAAGTTCCTGCAGAGGAAGTCGAACTCCATGTACAACTTTGAACAGCCTGTTGTCATGAAG GCCTTCGAGcacctccagcagctggagctGATCCGTCCGGTCGACAGCTCCTCGGCCAAAACTCAGAGAGAGTACCAGCTGATGAGACTCACGCTGGACCACAGTCAGATCATGGAGGCGCTGCAGAAGTACCCACAATGCCCCACTGATGTCAAACAGTGGGCCATGTCGGCATTTGCCTAG